TTTTCGTCAACTGCAATTAATCTATCTGCATCTCCATCAAAGGCAAATCCCACATCGGCACCGGTTCCAGCTACAATCTCCTGCAATACTTTTGGATTTGTAGATCCGCACTTGACATTTATTTTTTCTCCATTTGGATGCGAACCATAAAGTATTACATCTGCACCTAATTCATGAAAAAGTATTGGTGCGACTGTGCTGCTGGCACCATATGCGCAATCTAAAACTATTTTCAAGCCTTTTAAATCGCAGTTTATGGTGGACTTCAAAAATTCGATGTAATCCCTCTGAGCACTTTTACTTTCTACCACATTTCCAACATCCAATCCTGTCGGAGTTGGTAAATCGCTATTTTCATTTATAATCTTTTCTATCTTGTCTTCTACTTCATCCGGAAGTTTATATCCATCTTTATTAAAAAATTTTATTCCATTGTACTCTACAGGATTATGTGATGCGGAAATGACTACCCCTGCATCTAAATTATAAAACCTTGTTAAATATGCAACAGCGGGTGTCGGTATAATGCCTGCATCCATGACTTCAGCTCCAACTGATGTAAGTCCTGCTGTCAGCGCACTCTGAAGCATATCACCAGATACGCGGCTGTCACGTCCTATCAAAATCTTTGGCCTTCTGGAGCATTCTGTCAAAACATATGCGCCGGCTCTTCCCAGCTCAAATGCAAGCTGTGGTGTAAGATCCTTGTTTGCAACACCCCTCACACCATCCGTTCCAAATAATCTAGCCATATAATCCATTCCTTTCAGTAATCAAAAATCATACGATAATATTTTATCACACCGATTAAGTCAATGCAATTTACTATATATTCACTCTAATTTCATAAAAGTTCAAATTATAGTCTTGAATCCACCTAAAATCCTATTTTGAATGAAAATTTGTAAGCTCGTTTAGAGCATTTACTACCGCATTTTTCATATTTTCTAGCAATTCAGCTTTTTTAAGCGATAAATCTGGATATATACTTTTACCAACTGTTACAGAAATTTTTCCACTATGAGGCAAATACTCTCCCATAGGTAGCACTACATCAGTTCCACTTATTCCTACAGGCACTATAGGAAACCCAGATTTATACGAAAGATACATTGCACCTTTGTAAATCTTTTTTACACCTTTACTCAATGATATTCCACCTTCAGGAAACAAAGCAATTGATCGTCCATCATCAAGCATCTTGATGGCTTTTTTTAAAGCACTTACATCTGCAGAATTTTTTTTGATAGGTATTGTTTCTAAAGTATTTAAAATCAAATTTAAAATTGGGATTTTGTATAAATCCTTGCTGGCAAGAAAAAAAACTCTCCTATCAAGCGCATCTATCAATGCGATAGGATCTAAAATGCTCTTATGATTGGCTACAAAAATGCACGGTTCTTTCGGTATATCATCTATGAATTTTACGCTAAAACTACAAAATGAAGCAAGCAGCCCAGTTGTAATCATCTTTATCAAATTGTACAATATCATTAATATCACCCATAATTATAATAGATGACTTAGCAAAAAAAGTTCTCTATCTAAAATAAAAAAATCAATAAAAGCGAAATTCCCTTTGGAATATAATTATATGTAACTTCTTTGTTTCGCATTTTCGGAAAGTAACAAATTAAGGGAAATTTATACTTTTCTATGCAAAGTAAAAAACCTCCAGATTCGGAGATTTTTATTTTACAGCAAATTGAGAGCCAATAGACTCTTTACCTCTATTATATGCTTGTATATTTATTGGTATCAGTTTTTCTTTTCCTTCAAAGACTTTTTTAAAGCCATTTATTACAGCATCTTCGCTTACTATGTTTTTCAAACTCATCAATGCTCCAATCATTATGGAATTGGCAATCTTGAGATTTCCCATCTGATTTGCAATATCGTTTGCTGGAATCCTGTATAATTCAATGTCGCTCCTTCGTGCATCTATGTCTATTAATGAGCTATTTATAAGCAGTATGCCACCTTTCACCAGATGTTTTTCAAATCTTTCTAAAGAAGGTCTATTCATTGCAACAACTACCGTTGCCTCATTTATTATTGGAGATCCTACTGGTTCATCAGATATTGTAACATGACAGTTGGCTGTGCCACCTCTCATCTCTGGACCGTATGACGGTAGCCATGATACATTTTTTCCATCCATCATGCCTGCATATGACATTATAAGTCCCATTGACATGATTCCTTGTCCGCCAAATCCTGCAAATATTATTTTTTCATCCATTTTGTTTGACCTCCTCCAAGGTGTTTTTATATACACCTAAGGGATAGTATGGCTCCATTTTGTCTTTAATCCATTTTAATGCTTCGTTTGGTGATAAGCCCCAGTTTGTGGGACAGCTTGACAGCACTTCTATCATGGAGAATCCTTTTTTGTTTATTTGTGCTGTAAATGCGTTTTTGATTGCTTTTTTTGCTTGTAGTACGTGTTTTACGTCGTATACTGATACTCTTTCGATGTAGGATGCTCCATCAAGTGTCGACAGCATTTCACACATCTTCACCGGATAACCGTTGTTCCCCGGTTTTCTACCATATGGTGTTGTAAGCGTTTCTTGCCCTATCAAAGATGTAGGCGCCATTTGTCCTCCTGTCATTCCGTATATGGCATTGTTTATGAATATTACTGTTATGTTTTCGCCTCTTGCTGCGGCATGCACTGTTTCTGCCGTACCGATTGCGGCAAGATCGCCATCACCTTGATATGTGAATACAACTCTGTCTGGGTGAACTCTCTTTATACCGGTAGCTACTGCTGGTGCTCTTCCGTGTGCTGCTTCTTGCATGTCACAGTTGAAATATTCATAGGCAAATACTGCACATCCTACAGGTGCCACGCCTATTGCTTTGTTTAAAACTCCAAGCTCTTCCATCACTTCTGCTACCAGCCTGTGGACTATCCCATGTGTACAGCCTGGACAGTAGTGAAATGGGATATCTGTAAGGCCTTTGGTTTTTTCAAATACGACAGCCATTAAATTGCACCCCCTGATAATTTTCTAATCTCTTCTAGTATTGCGTAAGATTCTGGTACCATTCCTCCCGCTCTCCCGTAAAAGTACACTGGTTTTCGTCCATTGACTGCCAGCTTTACGTCTTCTACCATCTGTCCCATGCTCATTTCTATAGATAAATATCCTTTGACATGGTCTACAGTTTTTTCGAATGGTTCTACTGGGAATGGCCACAGTGATATGGGCCTTATTAGTCCTACTTTTATGTTTTCTCGCTTTGCTAACTCGATTACATTTTTTGCTACGCGAGCAATTGTACCGTATGCTACCAGTATAATTTCTGCATCTTCGCAATTGGTCATTTCATAGCGTACTTCTTCTTTTGATGCTTTTTCGTATTTTTTAAATAGTTCTATATTGTGTTTTTCTAACATTTGTGGATCTAGTTCAAGGGAGTTTATGATGTTTTTTTTCTTTCTTGTCCCCATGCCTGTTGTTGCCCATGTTTTTTCTTCTATGTGGTTTTCTCCTTTTTTTATGCTGCCAAAGTCGACAGGTTCCATCATCTGGCCTAACATACCGTCTCCAAGTATCATGACAGGATTTCTGTATTTGTCAGCTATGTCGAAGGCTTGTTGTACAAGGTCCGCCATTTCTTGTATTGTTGATGGTGCTAAAACAATTAATTTGTAGTCTCCGTGTCCTCCGCCTTTTGTTGCTTGAAAGTAGTCTGATTGTGAAGGTTGTATTCCACCAAGACCTGGACCACTCCTCATTATGTTTGCTATGACACATGGTACTTCCGCACCAGCTATATATGAAATTCCTTCCTGCATAAGACTTATTCCGGGACTTGACGATGTGATTAAGACTCTTGCGCCGGCTCCACCGGCACCATATACCATGTTTATGGCAGATACTTCACTTTCTGCCTGCAGAAATACTCCTCCTACTTCTGGCATTCTTTTTGCCATGTATGCTGTGACTTCGTTTTGAGGTGTTATAGGATAACCAAAATAATGCCTGCATCCGGCCTGTATAGCAGCTTCTGCCAATGCTTCATTTCCTTTCATCAATACTTTAGCCATTTTTATTTTCCCCCTTTGTCACTTTATAACAGTTATGACTGTATCAGGGCACATGATTGCACAGAACCCACAGCTTATACATTTTTCTATGTTTTCAGGTTTTATTATTGCTGGATGATATCCTTTGGCATTCAGCCTGTCTAGATTCATCTCAATTATGTGTTTTGGACATGCTTCTACGCATAGTTCGCAGCTTTTACATAAATTTTCATTAAAAATGACTTGCTTCATTTTCTATCCTCTCCATCAAATTTTATTCCATGGTGCTTTCATATATAGGTCTATAGGAAATACGTTGTAACCCATCTTATTAAGTTTTTCGGCAATATCTCTTTTTGCAGTAGTCATTTTAACGGGTATTCCTGTTATCCTAGACACATCTTCTACTATTTTTTGACCTTTTATGACATCTTCTACAGATGTATCATATGATAGATGTGTGTTATTGACGAGATGAGTCACTCTAATTCTTGCCGCATATTCAACAAGTTTTATATATTTTAGCACGGAATCTGTGTCTTTCGTAAAAGGCCTATTGACATTTACGATAAATAGGACATCGACATCTTTATTGAATATGATGTTGTGATACTGTCCAAATGCAATTGCCCCCGCATCATCTCCACCTACGTCAAACACAGCATGCTTTTCTTTATCTTGAATAACACTGTATATATCTCTAGACAATGCTGGCATATCAGCATTCATGTATTTTTCATCAACACCGATTACTTTAATACCCCATTTATCAAAAAGCTCTCTTCTCACCTCCCTGGGGCGAAAATAAGGGTTTACTATATCGAGATCTACAATATCTACATCGTGTCCAGTTTCTTTAATATACCTTGCATAATTTATAGCTATTTCAGTCTTACCTGTACCATAATGCCCAAGAACAATTGTAAGTCTCTTGTAATCCATTATCATCATCCTTTATTTAGCATACTCTCGTCCCTCTACTCACAAAAAGAAATAAGCAATAAATTCATTTTATTGAATATTCACATCTACAGTCTCTGGTTTTACTTTAACTATTTTCAGATTTAAATCTGTTGTAACATTTATTGGCAATGTCTGGGTACCTGGTGAAGCATTTGTTACATCTATATACGCACTAAATTCACTTGGAGTCGCCGAATTTACTACATTTTCAGGACCTGTCACTGTTATTACAACATTGGAATTTGAAACAGTCACGTTTTTATTGTCTGCACCCTTCACATCGATATTGCTGAGTGTAATATCGCTTGTAACTATTTTTTCAATATCGATATACACCTTTGCCGTACTGTCGCTTTTGACAAGGCTAATACCATTTGGAAGGTCAAAAGGTACATTTTCAGTGAACGATGCATTTTTCCCTGATATATCTATCTGCTTTGTATCAATACTTTTTATAGAATTCAAGACAGAATCTTCTCCTGTAATGTATACATACTCAGGTAGGACGTTGACTTCCGCTACATCATAGCCGTCCATTGGCTTGCCAAATATTTTAGCATTTACAAGCACTCTTATTGCTCTATTTACATCTATCTCAACTTTGATATATTTGGGATTTAAATCTACTCCTTTGACTTCATTGTTATCGCTGTCTACAGCCTCCACTGGAACAGATATATTTACATCCTTTGACTTATTAGACATATCTACTTGAGCAATTACACTTTTTACTAAGTTAACTTTACTTTCCGGTCCACTAACTATAACTTCTCCAGGGGTTAATATAGCCGGCTTCATTGCATATCCATCCATAACAGTGCCATTTACCTTGACGTGAACAGGCATTTGCACTCTAGCTACTTTATCTACATCTAACTTTATCTCAGATGGATTTGCAGAGACAAATGTCACATTTTTAGGCAGTGAACTAACCTGTACTGGTACCACATTTATCCCCTTAGTTATTATCCTGCTTACATCTGCTTCCACCTGTATATCAGAAGGCCTTACACTCATAACGTCGCTTCTTCTTCCTTTTATTCTAACTGTCACTGTGAAGTTCTTATCACCAACTAATGTCAATCCTTTTTTATCAAGGGTATTCACATTAACAATATTTACAGGAATATTGCCTATATCGTATGATATTTCAGGATTTTTCTCTCCCATAACATAAAGCCATAATATAAAGGCTAAAACAACTGAAAGTATCTTTATTGTGATATTTTTACTCAGCATGTTTATTCCCCCATTTAAACCAATTGGGTCCTTTGCTCTCTTTTACTTTAAACATACTTAGGAGAACTTCCTTCAATGTCTTTATATCCAAATGTCTAGAGATTCTCCCATTTTGAGCCAATGAGATGGTACCTGTCTCCTCAGAAACTATGACTGATACAGCATCTGATATCTCTGTCACTCCTATTGCGGCCCTATGTCTTGTACCAAGCTCTGTGCTTAAATTCTGATTATCAGTAAGCGGCAAAAAACATCCTGCAGCCATTATTCTGTCGCCTCTTATTATAACTGCACCATCATGAAGTGGAGTATTTGGTATAAATGTATTTATTAGAAGCTCACTAGATATCTTAGAGTCAAGGGATATGCCTGTTTCTATCAATTCATTTAAACCTGTATTTCTTTCTAAAACTATAAGTGCTCCTATTTTTGATCTAGACAAAAACTGAACAGCATCGCATATCTCACTTATGACATCCTCTATATCCTGAATATCATCGTTTATGATGAAGAAGTTTCTTTTTATGAACTCGCTTCTGCCAAGTGATTCCAAAGCTCTTCGCAGTTCCGGCTGAAATACTATTAAAAGTGCTATTACGCCTACAGTCATCGCATTGCTTAAAATATAATTGACTGTCCTAAGCTGCAGCCATTCACTTAACTTCGTCAATATTAAAAGTATTACAATTCCCTTAAATAACTGTTCTGCTCTCGTTTTTCTTATGACTAAGATAAGTCGATACATTACGTATGCTATTATTGCTATGTCGACAATATCATTTATTTTCATTGTCTTTATTATTTCTATAAGGCCATTGAACAAAAAGCTCACCTCTCGAGGCAAAATTGTAAACTAATATAATTTTAGTACTTGCTCATAATAATTATACAATAATAATCCGCAAAATCCTATAAACTTTAATATTTAAATATAGAAAAAGTCATAGAATGATTGTCATTCTATGACTTCCACTATGATATTTTTTTCTTCAACTCGTTTTATAAGAGGATTTATTACATCCCCATGAAGCAGTACTTCGAAAGCAGACCTTAATGATTTGCCAACTATTATCTCTGTAATATCGTTTTTATTTGCAAATTCAGCTAATGTATCAGATATCTTTCTGCCCACTAATATAGATACTCTGCCACCCAACTTCTGAGCCATCTCAAAGAGTTCAATTAAAATCTTGTGTTCTTTCAAATCTTTATATATATTATTGTTTTTATTTACATACACAACACAAAATTCCCCATTTGTCTCTCTCGCCCTCTCTGCTCCTCTTTCAACAAGCCTTCGGCAACTTTTTTGAGGCGTCACGCAAACCATGATCCTGCTTTTTACCCCAGGCTCGTAACTTAAAACCATCAGCAAGCCTCCTATCAGGAGAAATAATAACCATACTAAATATATTATATATTTAAAATAACATTTGTGTCAATCGAACAAATCATCAGAGTTACTTATGCTAAACTTTTTCTATTCCTGATATTCCTTTTTAAGTACTCTTTTATATATGCAACATCTTCTTTAGATGGATCCAAATTTCCATACACCAAATCATTGTATACTTTTGTTACTCTGTCAAAATCTTTAAATCCAGCATTCATAACTTTCTCTTGATATTCTAAAGTTGTTTCACAGTCGTCTTTTCTAAGAGCTCTTTTCCTGAGGCTTTTAAGTATTTTATTGTAATAATATACATATGCATTTCTATTGGAGCTAAGATATTTCTTTAGCAAAACATATTTAATAGCAGCCACGATGGCTAATATTAATACTGCAATCAATACTACTATGATTGCATAAATATTTCTGCGAGGAATTGTATTGTTTCCTGATTGATTTTTGACGATATTATCTTGCGTCTTATTTTGGTTTGCACTTGTTTTCGGTATGGCTACATTACCGGTATTAGTATTTGTCTGAGTGGAAGATGGTGTCCCGATATTAGTACCTGCTGCTGGAGAAAATGTCTCAGAATAAATAGCCGTTGGCTCAAATGTAACCCAGCCACTGTTTTGAAAGTGTACTTCAACCCACGCATGGGCATATGATGCTTCAATGTCATAATTATCCCCAAAAATAGGTGGGGTAGGCATTTTAAAGCCCACAACATATCTGGCAGGTATCCCTATAGTCCTTAACATAATAACCATTGAAGTTGCAAAATACGTACAATAGCCTTGTTTCAAATCGAAAAGAAAATAATCGACAAAGTCTCTTCCAGGTGGTGTTTCAGGAACATCCAGATTGTATTTATACGTATTTCTAAGATACTGCTCAATGGCTTTTACTTTGTCATAATCAGTCTTCTTATCTTTAGTTATGCTTAAAGCCAATTCTCTTACCCTTTCAGGCAAATTATCAGGATATTGAAGATATGTTTTCATATCATCGCTGGCAACAGCTTTATCATTCTCTAAATCTTTGACACTTATGTCAGATTTGTAATATTCAACAACATAAGGACTTTTTATCCTTCTTCCCACAGATGTCAATGCTAAAGAGCTTTTGTCGTATATATTGTTAATACTTACATGATACGGCTGCCAAGGCGAAAATATAATATTTGTATTCATCGCTACCGGATAAATTTCTAACTTTTTTATGGTGTATTTTATACCTTTTGAAAAGGCAGGCGGAAAATAATTGTCATTTCCAAAATTGTGCTGAATCTCAGAATTTGTCCATCTGTTGTTCTCATAAGTATCAAAAACTTCACCTCTTAAGTATGTGCTTTCATCAGCTTTTACCCTCATAACAATTTGATCACTTACACTATTCGGCCCACCCAGATCCTGAGAAAATGAACTAAAGTCAGTGCTGAAAGTCGTTGTAGTGCCTTCATTTCCTACACCGTTTCTCCATGTTTTTGTAAATGGAAATGTAGCATAGAATTTATCATTCATTGATTTCCACACAACAGGTTGAAAACTTTTTGGCAGTGCATATGCAATTGCAGTGCTTATAGAAGAAAACACCATCGATATTATAAGCAGGCTTACAATTGACGCTTTGCCATTTCCAGCCTTTTGATAATAATTTATTGACATATTTATAAAACTTACAGCAACATAAAATATTAAATAAATATACGCTTTATCGACATAATTATACCACTGGAAAACACATACTAATACACCGAAAAGCATCGTTAAAAAATAACTCTTTAAGATGCTGTTTAAAAAAGTAATAATCAGTGCAACGACAAAAATACCTAATATAGCAGTCGTCAAAAAATACCTGCTTGTCAATTGGCTAAATCCGTCAGGCCAATTTGTTTCTCCCATATATATGTAAAGCCAATTTATATATCTATCAATATCTACAACGACTTTTGTAAGCACATCCTTCTTCATGTAAAAATAGTATAAATCTACTAAAATGAACAATGAAAGAAATGCTATAATAAGTTGCGGCCGCTTAAAAAGAAATGTCAGTAAAACAACGAATACGGAAGATAAAAATATGATATCAAATATACTTACATTAAAGTTCAAGCCCACAAATACCGACAATGACAGTATTACTGATAAGATAACAGTTATAATATATTCAAATATATTGAACTTTTTTGCGTATATCTTCATATTTATCTCCCCAAGAAATAATTTTTATTCCCAAATCATCTAATTTTCTTTTTGTCTCTTCTTCCAATGGCTCTTTATTTGTATAAAATATAATTACATTTTGATGCAAATTAATATTTGACAGTGTAAATACAGTTTTTTCATCAACATATGGTGTAATTATCGCCAATGTAGACTCTCTAGAAACACGTCTTATATTATTCAATAGTTTTTCATTGAAATCACTATCATAAGTCGGAAACAATTTAAGAGTCAATAATTTAAAAATACTAAAATCTTTTATGCTTTTACATCTTGCCAAAAGCTTGTTTGATTCATAATCGATAAGGCTTACAGGTACACTATTGGAAAGGCAATATTTTGCAATGGAAAGTACACACTCTGCAGTTTTTTCGTCTATCATTCCATTATAGTCTTCTCTGTAATGCTGTCTATACAAATCCCATATTATAAAAACTTCATTTGATGCTGTATATTCATATTCTTTTACATACAATTTCTGTAGTTTTGCAGATATTCGCCAATGAACCCTTTTGAGGCTATCACCGTCAATGTATTCTCTTAAATTTGATAAGTTCGTATAATCTTCGTACTGCTTATTTTTACCTTCAGCTCTACCTATTTCCGCAATTGCAGGCAGCTCAATCGAAATGTCGTATACGTTGGGATATACAATTATCTTATGCTTTTTATTAAACGTCTTTTTAACCTCAAATATGCCAAAAGGGTCCCTTAATTTTATTTTAACAGGACCTATCTTATATATTCCCCTTCTTTTACACTCGATGCTTCTTTTTATTGCTTTCTTTTGAAACGGACTTAAATTCGTCGTTATGGGAAAAAAGCTTTCATTTTTTTCATCAATAGCTATAAATATCAAAGGTAAAAATCCTTCATTTTTAATTTTTATCTTATATCTAATTTTCTCTCCAACATGGATTTCAGCCTCTTTTATATCCACTTTTAGCTTGATTGATGCTCTGCCTATCATGGAATATAAAATGCTTAATAATAATATCGATGAAAGAGCAAAGAAGATGTAATAAAGTATTTCTCCCCCAGTAAATAATGCAAACAGAAAAGATACTGTTGTAAATGACAATAAAAGAAAAAAACTACGCATATTTCTTTACCACCGGAACTTTTGTCCCATTCAAGATATCTTTTATCACACTTCTCTCATCAAGGTTATTAAATCTAGCTTCATTTTTTAATATTATTCTGTGTGACAAAACTGGCACGCTTAAATATTTCACATCATCAGGCAGAACATAATTGCGTCCTTCTATAAAAGCCTTTGCTTGCGACGCCTTCATCAAACTAATTGCCGCCCTCGGACTTGCTCCCAGAAGCACAGTTGATAAATTTCTAGTATTGTTGACTATCGTAATAATATAATCAAGAATGCTGTCATCAACATAGACAGACTTTACTTCATCTTGCATTTTTAATATTTCCATTATCGACACAACAGGCTTTAAATTTTCAAGAGGATCTAACGCCTCAAACCTTTTAAGCATCTCAATCTCATGTTTAATATCTGGATATCCTAAATTGACTTTAATCATGAATCTATCTAGCTGTGCTTCGGGAAGCCTAAATGTACCATCGTATTCAATAGGGTTTTGTGTGGCGATTACCATAAAAGGACGAGGCAACATGTAAGTCTTTCCATCTACTGTAACCTGCCTTTCCTCCATTGCCTCCAAAAGGCTTGATTGTGTCTTAGGTGATGTTCTGTTTATCTCATCAGCCAGCAATATTTGACTCATTATGGGTCCTTGTTTAAACTCAAATACTCCTTTTTCCGGATTGTATATAGAAACACCAATAACATCAGATGGCAATAGATCCGGCGTAAATTGGATTCTCTTAAAATCAGCATTAATTGACTTCGCCAATGCTTTAACTAACGATGTCTTCCCGACTCCTGGAACATCTTCTATGAGAACATGTCCACCAGATAAGAGTGCCACCAACACCAATTTCACTTCTTCTGTTTTGCCTATTATCACTTTGTTTATATTGTCAATAATTTTAATTATCGTTTCCATAATTCCTCCATAGTTTTTAATATCTGTAATACACAAATATTTTATCCAAATTATATAGTTTCTTTACTATAAGTATACAAAAAAAATTTTCCTTAAACAAGGATGTAGAAATTCAATCATGATTTTTCTTTAAAATATCTAAGAACGCCTTTAAATATAGCCCATGCAATTTTATACTGGTATTTTTCGTCATTTAAAAGTTTCTCTTCTTCCGGATTGGACATAAAACCGCACTCGATAATGACAGCAGGCATCTTTGCATGTCTCAATATATAAAAAGTGCTTGTTTCTTTTGCCATCCTGTCGTTATTAGGATCTAAAGTTTTTTTCAATTCGTCTTGTATTATCTCTGCCAGCAGCTTACCTTCTTTTGAATTTTTTTGATAAAAAACCTGTGCACCTTTATATTTAGGATCGGGAAAACTATTAAGATGAATGCTTAACAAAATATCTCCTTTTACGTCATTGCCAGCATACACCCTGTTTTTTAAATCTTTAATTATATCGCTATCAGTTAATGTATCGTCTTCCCTCGTCATAAGTGCTATACCACCGCTTTCTTCTATTAGATTCTTAAGTTTTGAAGCTATTTCCAGGTTAAGCTCATCTTCATCTTTTCCATATTTTCCAGGCTTACCAGGGTCATTTCCTCCGTGCCCAGCATCGATTATCACTATTCTATTCATTACAGGAATATAATTTATAATTTCAATTGACTTATTCAAAAAACTGATAACGAAGACAAGTAGAAGTATCAAGCCGGAAAGTAGCAAGTATGTATTAGGTTTCATCCACATTACTCCTTCATGTTTTTACTGGATATGATTAATCACATTATAAAATATTCAGATTTCAATATAACTATGTCACCATAAGATTTAAATTACATATTATGAATAGGGAAAGGAGGAATCAATATGATTACTTTAGAGTTTACGTATATTGTAAAGTCAGGTGATACTCTATTTTCAATTGCTAAGAAATTTAATACTTCTGTCGAATCGATAATATCGAGAAACAATATTGTAAATCCATCCCTTATATACCCCGGTCAAACTCTCATAATACCTGTTACCGGAGTATACTATACAGTAATGCCAGGTGATACAGTTTATATGATAGGACAAAAGTTTGACGTTCCATATGAATCTATAATTTATGTAAATAACATACTATATCCCTATACAATATATCCCGGACAAATGCTATTCATACCTGGTGCTAATAAACTTATGCAAACTGAGCCAGAAACAAATCAAATGTACTCTACCCCACCGATGACTCCAATAGGAGAGTACAACATGCCGCCATCAATACCTACAACGCAACATATGCCTTGTCCAACCTATTATGTTGTACAGCCAGGAGATACTTTATGGAGTATATCAAATAGATTCGGCATTTCATTAGATGAGATATTAAGGACAAATTATTTTGCAGATCCTAATATGATCTACCCGGGTCAAACTATCATCATCCCATGTCCATCAAAGGCTGTACCTATGCCACCTTCACCACCTGTATATGAACATCCAAAGGAAGGCAGAATGGTATACGTAGTAAAACCCGGTGATACTCTTTATACAATCGCTATGAGATTCAATACAACTGTAGATGCTATCCTGAGGGCTAATCCTGATATCCAAAATCCTTCACTTATTTACCCGGGACAGAGAATAATAATACCTGTTGTAAAAGAATCTGAAAATAATGACAATCCTCAAGCACAGAGTGAAAGTAAATCAGAAAAAGGAAGTGAAAAAACAGATGAAAATAGAGAGGAAAAAGCCAGTGAAGATAACGATGAAAAAGGAAAGACCATCCAATAACTGGATGGCCTTTTTTACTCCAAACTATCTATATATTTTTCTGCCACATAAGCTGCAATAGCACCATCTGCAGTAGCTGTTACTACCTGCCTCAATGTCTTTTTTCTGACATCTCCTGCAGCAAAAACACCCGGTATATTTGTTTTCATGTCTTCATCAGTTAATATATAACCATACTCAT
The nucleotide sequence above comes from Thermoanaerobacterium sp. CMT5567-10. Encoded proteins:
- a CDS encoding YbbR-like domain-containing protein; the protein is MLSKNITIKILSVVLAFILWLYVMGEKNPEISYDIGNIPVNIVNVNTLDKKGLTLVGDKNFTVTVRIKGRRSDVMSVRPSDIQVEADVSRIITKGINVVPVQVSSLPKNVTFVSANPSEIKLDVDKVARVQMPVHVKVNGTVMDGYAMKPAILTPGEVIVSGPESKVNLVKSVIAQVDMSNKSKDVNISVPVEAVDSDNNEVKGVDLNPKYIKVEIDVNRAIRVLVNAKIFGKPMDGYDVAEVNVLPEYVYITGEDSVLNSIKSIDTKQIDISGKNASFTENVPFDLPNGISLVKSDSTAKVYIDIEKIVTSDITLSNIDVKGADNKNVTVSNSNVVITVTGPENVVNSATPSEFSAYIDVTNASPGTQTLPINVTTDLNLKIVKVKPETVDVNIQ
- the cdaA gene encoding diadenylate cyclase CdaA; amino-acid sequence: MFNGLIEIIKTMKINDIVDIAIIAYVMYRLILVIRKTRAEQLFKGIVILLILTKLSEWLQLRTVNYILSNAMTVGVIALLIVFQPELRRALESLGRSEFIKRNFFIINDDIQDIEDVISEICDAVQFLSRSKIGALIVLERNTGLNELIETGISLDSKISSELLINTFIPNTPLHDGAVIIRGDRIMAAGCFLPLTDNQNLSTELGTRHRAAIGVTEISDAVSVIVSEETGTISLAQNGRISRHLDIKTLKEVLLSMFKVKESKGPNWFKWGNKHAE
- a CDS encoding universal stress protein, whose amino-acid sequence is MVLSYEPGVKSRIMVCVTPQKSCRRLVERGAERARETNGEFCVVYVNKNNNIYKDLKEHKILIELFEMAQKLGGRVSILVGRKISDTLAEFANKNDITEIIVGKSLRSAFEVLLHGDVINPLIKRVEEKNIIVEVIE
- a CDS encoding transglutaminase domain-containing protein translates to MKIYAKKFNIFEYIITVILSVILSLSVFVGLNFNVSIFDIIFLSSVFVVLLTFLFKRPQLIIAFLSLFILVDLYYFYMKKDVLTKVVVDIDRYINWLYIYMGETNWPDGFSQLTSRYFLTTAILGIFVVALIITFLNSILKSYFLTMLFGVLVCVFQWYNYVDKAYIYLIFYVAVSFINMSINYYQKAGNGKASIVSLLIISMVFSSISTAIAYALPKSFQPVVWKSMNDKFYATFPFTKTWRNGVGNEGTTTTFSTDFSSFSQDLGGPNSVSDQIVMRVKADESTYLRGEVFDTYENNRWTNSEIQHNFGNDNYFPPAFSKGIKYTIKKLEIYPVAMNTNIIFSPWQPYHVSINNIYDKSSLALTSVGRRIKSPYVVEYYKSDISVKDLENDKAVASDDMKTYLQYPDNLPERVRELALSITKDKKTDYDKVKAIEQYLRNTYKYNLDVPETPPGRDFVDYFLFDLKQGYCTYFATSMVIMLRTIGIPARYVVGFKMPTPPIFGDNYDIEASYAHAWVEVHFQNSGWVTFEPTAIYSETFSPAAGTNIGTPSSTQTNTNTGNVAIPKTSANQNKTQDNIVKNQSGNNTIPRRNIYAIIVVLIAVLILAIVAAIKYVLLKKYLSSNRNAYVYYYNKILKSLRKRALRKDDCETTLEYQEKVMNAGFKDFDRVTKVYNDLVYGNLDPSKEDVAYIKEYLKRNIRNRKSLA
- a CDS encoding DUF58 domain-containing protein, which produces MRSFFLLLSFTTVSFLFALFTGGEILYYIFFALSSILLLSILYSMIGRASIKLKVDIKEAEIHVGEKIRYKIKIKNEGFLPLIFIAIDEKNESFFPITTNLSPFQKKAIKRSIECKRRGIYKIGPVKIKLRDPFGIFEVKKTFNKKHKIIVYPNVYDISIELPAIAEIGRAEGKNKQYEDYTNLSNLREYIDGDSLKRVHWRISAKLQKLYVKEYEYTASNEVFIIWDLYRQHYREDYNGMIDEKTAECVLSIAKYCLSNSVPVSLIDYESNKLLARCKSIKDFSIFKLLTLKLFPTYDSDFNEKLLNNIRRVSRESTLAIITPYVDEKTVFTLSNINLHQNVIIFYTNKEPLEEETKRKLDDLGIKIISWGDKYEDIRKKVQYI